A genomic window from Solirubrobacterales bacterium includes:
- a CDS encoding helix-turn-helix domain-containing protein: protein MPQYEFLTNHAQVLLCVAHDPGIRLRDIAQSVGVTERSAHRIISQLVEDGYIVRERIGRRNVYKVNRERPLHHPLVQELEQRRVGDLLEVLLGEDGRGPVKRQRQRTT from the coding sequence ATGCCCCAATACGAATTCCTCACGAACCACGCTCAAGTCCTCCTCTGCGTGGCGCACGACCCCGGCATTCGCCTGCGTGATATCGCCCAGTCCGTGGGGGTGACGGAGCGAAGCGCCCATCGGATCATCTCCCAGCTGGTCGAGGACGGCTACATCGTTAGGGAGCGAATTGGTCGGCGAAACGTCTACAAGGTGAACCGCGAGCGACCGCTGCATCATCCGCTCGTGCAGGAGCTAGAGCAGCGGAGGGTTGGCGACCTGCTGGAAGTGCTTCTCGGGGAGGACGGGCGGGGTCCGGTCAAACGGCAACGCCAGCGGACTACCTAG
- a CDS encoding GNAT family N-acetyltransferase: MQTIRQGKPASVGIATTDRRAGVGDAQGADLASPRREEWVTDARRFAELRDPWNRLATDNLFLTWDWLDCWWRSFGMGARMRVHVSWDGPELAGGIAFGLRGRHLVAIANAATDLFRPVARSEPDLHPALRPVSEGPWSRITLRGLPGDDPATQRLREVLGSDGWLVDEKFRERCPIVSTKGKFEDYLRGLSAKTRSNDRRARRRLEREGRVELRAIEPVGQLEPVLAESFAVEAAGWKGRSNKAILSSERRARFWRALFERFHRLGGVRFSELRLDGTLIAFSLDVVHEGRLYGLKTSYDERYAFLGPGNVLLMEMIERGFKGDLQAIEMLGPTSPRKERYATEARDTVQLRAYRRRPGSLARYGARRWMVPWLRPIYVRPRNALDRVGERGLRGLRATQDGGQCPPNSGPCRPAPE, encoded by the coding sequence TTGCAGACGATCAGGCAGGGAAAGCCGGCTAGCGTGGGAATAGCAACGACCGACCGGAGGGCGGGTGTCGGAGACGCCCAGGGGGCCGATCTCGCGAGCCCCCGACGCGAGGAGTGGGTGACCGATGCCCGCCGCTTCGCCGAGCTGCGCGATCCCTGGAACCGGCTCGCCACAGACAACCTGTTTCTGACCTGGGACTGGCTGGACTGCTGGTGGCGGTCGTTCGGCATGGGGGCACGGATGCGGGTCCACGTGAGCTGGGACGGGCCCGAGCTCGCGGGAGGGATCGCCTTCGGCCTGCGGGGGCGCCACCTGGTCGCGATTGCCAATGCAGCGACGGATCTGTTCCGGCCCGTGGCGCGATCGGAGCCCGACCTCCACCCTGCTCTCCGACCGGTCTCCGAAGGACCCTGGTCTCGGATCACGCTTCGGGGCCTTCCAGGGGATGACCCCGCGACGCAACGACTCCGGGAGGTGCTGGGGTCTGACGGATGGTTGGTCGATGAGAAGTTTCGGGAACGGTGCCCGATCGTCAGCACGAAAGGCAAGTTCGAGGACTACTTACGCGGCTTAAGCGCCAAGACGCGGTCCAACGACCGGCGGGCGCGTCGGAGGCTGGAGCGCGAAGGGCGGGTCGAGCTCCGGGCCATCGAGCCCGTCGGACAGCTCGAGCCGGTGCTCGCAGAGAGCTTTGCGGTTGAGGCCGCGGGTTGGAAAGGGCGCTCGAACAAGGCCATCCTCTCCTCGGAGCGCCGAGCGCGGTTCTGGCGGGCCCTGTTCGAGCGTTTCCACCGACTCGGAGGCGTTCGATTCTCCGAGCTGCGACTGGACGGCACGCTCATCGCCTTCAGCTTGGACGTGGTCCATGAGGGTCGCCTGTACGGTCTGAAGACGAGCTACGACGAGCGCTATGCCTTCCTCGGGCCGGGCAATGTCCTCCTCATGGAGATGATCGAGCGCGGCTTCAAAGGTGACCTGCAGGCCATCGAGATGCTCGGCCCCACGAGTCCTCGAAAGGAACGCTATGCAACCGAGGCCCGTGACACGGTGCAGTTGCGCGCCTATCGGCGCCGCCCTGGATCTCTGGCCAGGTACGGGGCGCGACGGTGGATGGTGCCCTGGCTGCGACCGATATATGTGAGGCCGCGCAATGCACTCGACCGCGTGGGCGAGCGGGGTCTGCGGGGCCTGCGCGCAACGCAGGACGGTGGGCAATGCCCTCCCAACAGTGGGCCATGCCGACCGGCCCCCGAATGA
- a CDS encoding FAD-dependent monooxygenase codes for MGGGPAGLYFAILMKLGDPGHEITVFERDPAGLSYGWGVTLWADLLRKLHDSDPRSARQISESSFRWQGQVVGVQGKQMLHLGGSGGFSISRQRLLDILAKRAMDLGVRVQFEREVVDRAQLADSDLIVACDGVNSRLRRLHGDQFKTSVKVSQNKYIWLGTSRVFDSFTYSFVETDAGWIWFYAYGFNSETSTCIAECSPETWTGLGFNRLGTDESLRLLETTFERYLDGHPLMVNRRDPDGTPWLNFRTVTNRAWHHDNIVLMGDAAHTTHFSIGSGTKLAMEDAIGLAARLHHHEDARSVLAAYATERKAALRSPQSEARYSARWFENIHRYIDLEPPQFATLLARRYRFSPLLAHLPPRGFWRLYQVARKAPLLVKLGKWISSHLGDLRGRGRGGPDIGGDTRGEG; via the coding sequence GTGGGCGGGGGGCCGGCCGGTCTTTACTTCGCGATCTTGATGAAGCTGGGGGACCCTGGTCACGAGATCACGGTCTTCGAGCGCGACCCCGCCGGACTGTCCTACGGTTGGGGCGTGACGCTGTGGGCCGATCTGCTCCGCAAGCTCCACGACAGCGACCCCCGGAGCGCGCGCCAGATCAGCGAAAGCTCCTTCCGCTGGCAAGGCCAGGTAGTGGGCGTACAGGGCAAGCAGATGCTTCACCTGGGCGGGTCCGGCGGCTTCAGCATCAGCCGCCAGCGGTTGCTCGACATCCTCGCCAAGCGGGCGATGGATCTTGGGGTCCGGGTTCAGTTCGAGCGCGAGGTCGTGGACCGCGCCCAACTTGCAGACAGCGACTTGATCGTTGCCTGCGACGGCGTCAACAGCCGGCTACGGCGGCTCCATGGCGACCAGTTCAAGACAAGTGTCAAGGTGAGCCAGAACAAGTACATCTGGCTGGGGACGAGCAGGGTGTTCGACTCCTTCACCTATTCATTTGTCGAAACGGACGCAGGGTGGATCTGGTTTTACGCGTACGGCTTCAACAGCGAGACAAGCACGTGCATAGCCGAGTGCTCCCCGGAGACATGGACTGGTCTCGGGTTCAACAGGCTCGGGACGGACGAGAGCCTCAGGCTTCTGGAGACAACCTTCGAGCGGTACCTGGATGGTCATCCGCTGATGGTCAACAGGCGGGATCCGGACGGAACGCCGTGGCTCAATTTTCGGACCGTCACCAACCGGGCGTGGCATCACGACAACATCGTGCTGATGGGCGATGCCGCTCACACAACGCATTTCTCGATCGGGTCGGGTACGAAACTGGCGATGGAAGATGCGATCGGGCTGGCCGCGAGGCTGCATCACCACGAGGATGCCCGGTCCGTCCTTGCCGCGTACGCGACGGAGCGCAAGGCCGCTCTGCGCTCGCCGCAGAGCGAGGCGCGGTACAGCGCCCGGTGGTTTGAGAACATCCACCGCTACATCGATCTCGAGCCCCCGCAATTCGCGACCCTGCTCGCTCGCCGTTACCGTTTCTCTCCGCTACTTGCCCACTTGCCTCCGCGGGGGTTTTGGCGGCTCTACCAGGTCGCTAGGAAGGCCCCGTTGCTAGTGAAGCTGGGGAAGTGGATCAGCTCGCACCTTGGGGACCTGCGAGGTCGCGGTCGTGGTGGACCGGACATAGGGGGTGATACGCGTGGCGAAGGCTAA
- a CDS encoding nuclear transport factor 2 family protein, which yields MSEGNVELVRRAYEAYNRGDIDGAVSDFAPDCRYTAAGTIPDRTGVFHGREGYKEFIGWLRSEFDDAQAGIDELIDAGDTVVVGSTLRGRGKQSGAEAKFTFWQTWTIQNGKFTYGQGFAGRAEALEAAGLSE from the coding sequence ATGTCGGAGGGGAACGTGGAACTGGTGCGTAGGGCCTACGAGGCCTACAACCGGGGAGACATTGATGGGGCGGTGTCGGACTTTGCCCCCGACTGTCGTTACACCGCCGCCGGGACAATCCCCGACCGTACCGGCGTCTTTCATGGACGCGAGGGCTACAAGGAGTTCATCGGCTGGCTGCGAAGCGAGTTCGACGATGCGCAAGCTGGGATCGACGAGTTGATCGACGCTGGCGACACGGTGGTCGTCGGGTCGACTCTTCGCGGCCGTGGCAAGCAAAGCGGCGCAGAGGCGAAGTTCACCTTCTGGCAGACGTGGACGATCCAAAACGGGAAGTTCACCTACGGTCAAGGCTTTGCCGGCCGCGCGGAGGCCCTCGAAGCCGCCGGACTTTCGGAGTAG
- a CDS encoding nuclear transport factor 2 family protein: MILTRISERAAAAVNRRDFEVLFLAIDPGIEYYPNGDQLPLDMDAVLHGHDGYEKVWRLMIDSFEDFRVEPLEAIDLGDQLLAATRYTGHGSGSGVPVDIPLVQLFRMRRGLVVWQRDFSDRAEALEAAGLRE, translated from the coding sequence TTGATCCTCACCCGGATTAGCGAGCGGGCAGCGGCCGCCGTCAATCGACGCGACTTCGAGGTTTTGTTCCTCGCCATCGATCCCGGGATCGAGTACTACCCCAACGGTGACCAGCTGCCTCTCGATATGGATGCGGTTTTGCACGGCCACGACGGCTACGAAAAGGTCTGGCGATTGATGATCGACTCCTTCGAGGACTTCCGTGTGGAGCCACTGGAGGCCATCGACCTGGGTGACCAGCTTCTCGCCGCAACTCGTTACACGGGGCACGGGTCGGGCAGCGGCGTCCCGGTGGACATCCCGCTCGTTCAGCTCTTCAGAATGCGGCGCGGCCTGGTGGTCTGGCAGCGGGACTTCTCCGATCGCGCCGAAGCCCTCGAAGCCGCCGGGCTGCGGGAGTAG
- a CDS encoding nuclear transport factor 2 family protein — protein sequence MSQENVEIMRGFYEQFAHGDFSSFATLRDDFKLVTSPELPDAGTYWGGAAINWMTAWVESFDDLTMEATEITDAGDKVVIALHQRGRPRGSPGVVEGRWWQVTTLRDGEIVEIQIFPQREQALEAAGLRE from the coding sequence ATGTCGCAGGAGAACGTGGAGATCATGCGGGGCTTCTATGAGCAGTTCGCCCACGGTGACTTCAGCTCGTTCGCGACCCTCCGCGACGACTTCAAGCTGGTAACCAGCCCCGAGTTGCCAGATGCGGGTACCTACTGGGGCGGGGCGGCAATCAACTGGATGACGGCATGGGTGGAGTCCTTCGACGACCTCACGATGGAAGCGACCGAGATCACCGATGCGGGCGACAAGGTGGTTATCGCGCTTCATCAACGAGGGCGGCCACGCGGAAGCCCAGGCGTCGTCGAAGGTCGCTGGTGGCAAGTGACCACGCTGCGAGACGGCGAGATTGTTGAAATCCAAATCTTCCCGCAACGGGAACAAGCCCTCGAAGCCGCCGGGCTGCGGGAGTAG
- a CDS encoding nuclear transport factor 2 family protein, translating into MSQENVEIVRRCSEFFRSRDFAYLAQVVDPDLVFDVSRNVFNPGVHRGLDGFRRFVDQIDEMWETFDLQVEEFVDGGDRVVTAVRIAGKGRGSGIDVNMHLLNVWTLRDGKVVRYEGGYRDRNEALEAAGLSE; encoded by the coding sequence ATGTCGCAGGAGAACGTGGAGATCGTGCGTCGATGCTCTGAGTTCTTTAGGAGCCGCGACTTCGCCTATCTCGCCCAGGTGGTCGATCCCGACCTCGTCTTCGACGTATCGCGAAACGTCTTCAACCCTGGTGTTCATCGTGGCCTCGATGGCTTTCGGCGCTTCGTCGATCAAATAGACGAGATGTGGGAGACGTTCGACCTGCAGGTCGAGGAGTTCGTCGACGGGGGCGACCGGGTAGTCACCGCGGTTCGTATAGCCGGAAAGGGGCGCGGTAGCGGGATCGACGTGAACATGCACCTCTTGAACGTCTGGACGCTCCGCGACGGCAAGGTGGTCCGGTACGAGGGCGGCTATCGGGACCGAAACGAAGCCCTCGAAGCCGCCGGGCTTTCGGAGTAG
- a CDS encoding nuclear transport factor 2 family protein has translation MSQENVEIVRRGVEALARNDWDTILAGCDPDVEWVEMPSLGPDVATYTGTEELRDAVQSWTQKWTEYKLEVSRYAQAGDEVVVLSQERGRGTLSGVEVERHLGQVFTLQDGKVVCVRLYGNWSEALEAAGLLE, from the coding sequence ATGTCGCAGGAGAACGTCGAGATCGTTCGTCGCGGCGTTGAAGCCTTGGCCCGGAATGACTGGGACACCATTTTGGCGGGATGCGACCCTGACGTTGAGTGGGTGGAGATGCCAAGCCTCGGCCCCGACGTCGCCACCTACACGGGGACCGAAGAACTCCGTGACGCGGTCCAAAGCTGGACCCAAAAGTGGACGGAGTACAAATTGGAAGTTTCCCGTTACGCCCAGGCAGGCGACGAGGTGGTTGTCCTATCCCAAGAGCGTGGCCGTGGCACGCTCAGTGGGGTCGAGGTCGAGCGGCACCTGGGGCAGGTCTTCACCTTGCAGGACGGCAAAGTCGTGTGTGTCAGGTTGTACGGGAACTGGAGCGAGGCCCTCGAAGCCGCCGGACTCCTGGAGTAG
- a CDS encoding phosphodiesterase, translated as MSQENVEIVRPFFLAQLSDPHIGAEWADGDPVAGLAAAVESVRSMRQQPDAVLVSGDLADNATDAEYEQVRQLLAPLQAPLYVLPGNTDDRRALHRHFGVPGADGDPVQYSVDFGPLRLVVLDTTRPGEDPGALDAERLGWLDAELAKAPELPTLLAMHHPPLVTGLPACDEVGLPAADRRALGEVVERHQQLRRLVAGHVHRTMTGELAGRAVLTVPSTYVQAPLNFSSAEDEWVAGPAGFALHAVLDANLISHVQLVH; from the coding sequence ATGTCGCAGGAGAACGTGGAGATCGTCCGCCCGTTTTTCCTCGCGCAACTGAGCGATCCTCACATCGGAGCGGAGTGGGCCGACGGTGATCCCGTGGCGGGGCTCGCGGCGGCGGTCGAATCGGTCCGCTCGATGCGCCAACAGCCGGATGCGGTGCTCGTCTCCGGCGATCTCGCGGACAACGCCACAGATGCCGAGTACGAGCAGGTGCGCCAACTGCTCGCCCCACTGCAAGCGCCGTTGTATGTCCTGCCGGGCAACACTGACGACCGCCGCGCCCTCCATCGCCACTTCGGCGTGCCGGGCGCTGACGGCGACCCCGTGCAGTACTCGGTCGACTTCGGCCCGCTGCGGCTCGTCGTGCTCGACACCACGCGCCCCGGCGAGGACCCTGGTGCTCTTGACGCCGAGCGGCTGGGCTGGCTTGACGCCGAGCTGGCCAAGGCGCCAGAGCTGCCCACCCTGCTCGCGATGCACCATCCACCGCTTGTCACTGGCCTACCGGCGTGTGACGAGGTCGGCCTGCCTGCTGCCGATCGGCGAGCACTCGGCGAAGTGGTGGAGCGCCACCAGCAGCTGCGACGGCTCGTTGCCGGTCACGTGCACCGCACGATGACCGGCGAGCTCGCGGGCCGTGCCGTGCTGACCGTTCCGAGCACTTACGTACAGGCGCCGCTGAACTTCAGCTCGGCGGAGGACGAGTGGGTCGCCGGACCCGCGGGCTTTGCCTTGCACGCGGTCCTCGACGCCAACCTGATCTCCCACGTCCAGCTGGTCCACTAG
- a CDS encoding nuclear transport factor 2 family protein — MSHEDADTIRRAYEVWNESGPEALTGQFWAEDAVYREGPGWPNAGVYRGRAAALARMQSLIGLLGPIEVRLDELIDVGDGRFVACTSMVGQGADAPYTQSFAVVQRLREGLIVEADYYLDRAQALQAVGLSE, encoded by the coding sequence ATGTCGCATGAGGACGCCGACACCATCCGCCGCGCCTATGAGGTCTGGAACGAGTCGGGTCCTGAGGCACTCACCGGCCAGTTCTGGGCTGAGGATGCGGTCTACCGCGAGGGACCTGGTTGGCCCAATGCGGGTGTCTACCGAGGACGTGCCGCCGCGCTCGCTCGCATGCAGAGCCTGATCGGTCTGCTCGGGCCGATCGAGGTGCGCCTCGACGAGCTGATCGACGTGGGCGATGGACGTTTCGTCGCCTGCACGAGCATGGTGGGGCAGGGGGCGGACGCTCCGTACACCCAATCATTCGCCGTCGTTCAGCGCCTGCGGGAGGGCCTCATCGTGGAGGCCGACTATTACCTAGACCGCGCCCAGGCGCTGCAAGCCGTGGGGCTTTCGGAGTAG
- a CDS encoding nuclear transport factor 2 family protein — protein MSQENVEVVRDSLNAWIEVDEGLADVQRLSEFLAPGATWDMGTYSGWPGQREFRGMDEFLAFRAAWMEAYDDFSYEVKKILDAGGNRVAATFHQRGKPRGSDSWVEMYYGIVYTIEGGLIQRGQVYATPDEALEAAGLSE, from the coding sequence ATGTCGCAGGAGAACGTCGAGGTGGTACGGGATTCGCTCAACGCGTGGATAGAAGTGGATGAGGGGCTCGCCGATGTTCAGCGACTGTCCGAGTTCCTCGCGCCGGGTGCGACTTGGGACATGGGGACCTACTCGGGCTGGCCGGGGCAACGTGAGTTTCGCGGCATGGACGAGTTCCTCGCATTCCGCGCCGCCTGGATGGAGGCGTATGACGACTTCAGCTATGAGGTCAAGAAGATTCTCGATGCAGGCGGGAACCGAGTCGCGGCGACGTTCCACCAGCGGGGCAAACCGCGCGGCAGCGACTCGTGGGTCGAAATGTATTACGGCATCGTCTACACAATCGAGGGCGGGCTTATCCAGCGGGGGCAGGTGTACGCCACCCCTGATGAAGCCCTCGAAGCCGCCGGGCTTTCGGAGTAG
- a CDS encoding DUF6328 family protein has translation MPNGEPGEDQSQRVNRELIELLNELRVALPGVQVLFAFLLTVPFSQGFAQTTAFQRDLLFGVLSATAISAALLIAPSAWHRIRFRRRDKEVILLTSNRMAIAGLGFLAIAMVGAVMLIANFVFSDTLTVVSGVIAVLIFGGLWYALPLARAVGQSD, from the coding sequence ATGCCGAACGGAGAGCCGGGCGAGGACCAATCGCAGCGGGTCAACCGCGAGCTGATCGAGCTTCTCAACGAGCTTCGAGTAGCCCTTCCCGGTGTTCAGGTTCTGTTCGCGTTCCTGCTCACGGTGCCGTTCAGCCAGGGTTTCGCGCAGACGACCGCCTTCCAGCGCGACCTCCTGTTCGGGGTGCTCTCGGCGACGGCGATCTCGGCCGCGCTTCTGATCGCTCCATCCGCCTGGCACCGCATCCGCTTCCGCCGCAGGGACAAGGAGGTGATTCTGCTCACGTCGAACCGGATGGCCATCGCGGGCCTGGGCTTCCTCGCCATCGCGATGGTCGGAGCCGTGATGCTGATCGCGAACTTCGTCTTCAGCGACACGCTCACCGTGGTGTCCGGTGTGATTGCGGTACTCATCTTCGGTGGCCTCTGGTACGCGCTCCCGCTCGCCCGCGCGGTGGGGCAGTCCGACTAG
- a CDS encoding GNAT family N-acetyltransferase: MPAVDRKRPSGELATALQRARTRGASASPRPVRQELVIDPDRFSELREPWNRLAGDSMFLSWDWLDCWWRAFGEGAEMRVHVSWEGPELAGGFALGLRNGLLFGMAGGQTDLFRPVMRSQRGLDALLEPITAGPWSRIRLRKLPSGDPATECVEEMLRSQGWFVHRAVEEICPIVDTSGSFDDYLRSLSRNARKQLGRSRQRLAAEGRIELTAVEPVRELGPVLAESFALEAAGWKGRSGKAVLSDEPRRRFWDAVFARYHRLGKLRFSGLRLDGLLIAMSLDVLHEGRLYLLKTSYDERYSSFSPGHLLYLEMIKRSCEDGIAAHELLGPTGPFKERYATETRETSILRAYRRRPASLARYGGRRLLLPRVRPAYGRVRGLLSL; this comes from the coding sequence ATGCCCGCGGTGGACCGAAAGCGCCCGTCCGGGGAGCTCGCGACTGCTCTGCAACGAGCCCGCACGCGGGGCGCCAGCGCGAGTCCGCGGCCCGTTCGCCAGGAGCTGGTTATCGATCCGGACCGATTCTCCGAGTTGCGCGAGCCCTGGAACAGACTTGCCGGGGACAGCATGTTTCTGAGTTGGGATTGGCTGGACTGCTGGTGGCGGGCCTTCGGGGAAGGCGCGGAGATGCGAGTCCACGTCAGCTGGGAGGGGCCCGAGCTCGCCGGAGGGTTCGCCCTGGGCCTTCGAAATGGCCTCCTTTTCGGGATGGCGGGTGGGCAGACGGATCTGTTTCGGCCCGTGATGCGATCGCAGCGTGGCCTCGACGCGCTGCTCGAACCGATCACCGCGGGGCCCTGGTCCCGGATCAGGCTCCGAAAGCTTCCCAGCGGCGATCCGGCGACGGAGTGCGTTGAAGAGATGTTGCGGTCACAGGGGTGGTTCGTACACCGGGCCGTCGAGGAGATCTGCCCGATCGTCGACACGAGCGGGTCGTTCGACGACTACCTCCGAAGCCTGAGCCGGAACGCGCGGAAGCAGCTCGGACGGAGCAGGCAACGCTTGGCGGCTGAGGGACGCATCGAACTCACGGCGGTCGAGCCCGTGCGCGAGCTCGGGCCGGTGCTCGCCGAGAGCTTTGCCTTGGAGGCGGCCGGATGGAAGGGCCGCTCCGGAAAAGCCGTCCTCTCGGACGAGCCGAGGAGGCGGTTCTGGGACGCCGTGTTCGCGCGCTATCACCGGCTCGGAAAGCTGCGATTCTCCGGGCTGCGCCTCGATGGCCTGCTCATCGCCATGAGCCTCGATGTGCTTCATGAAGGGCGCCTCTACCTGCTGAAGACGAGCTATGACGAGCGCTACTCCTCCTTCTCCCCCGGACACCTGTTGTACCTCGAGATGATCAAGCGTTCCTGCGAAGACGGGATCGCGGCACACGAGCTTCTCGGTCCGACCGGCCCCTTCAAGGAGCGCTACGCAACCGAGACCCGGGAGACGAGCATCCTGCGGGCCTACCGTCGCCGTCCCGCAAGCCTGGCTCGGTATGGGGGACGACGGCTGCTGCTGCCACGGGTGCGTCCGGCTTACGGGCGGGTTCGCGGGTTGCTCTCTCTTTGA
- a CDS encoding lipopolysaccharide biosynthesis protein, whose protein sequence is MTGTVVRGVGLAAGGYVGFQLINLAVYLVLARLLTPEEFGQLAAGAVLVQAGLVFANSGMGAAVIQRHDRIEEAASTAVIATVLAGIGLGLGALALSPLIGHIFHSHQVTLVAAAASGWVVVRAFAIVPDALMQRRFSFARRVVVDPLGMVVFGAVAITAAARGLGVWALVLGNYAQFATMAISSWVLARWRPRLRLASVAMWRELAGFGRHVLTSGGIAEASGFVQTGVIGRFLGTATLGQFEYGFRLVQVPLGVVVNAGSYVLFPAFSRIATDAQRFRQAYLRAVRLTCSLAVPVSFLVLPLGTPIAVLVFGGVWLQAGHLASAMFAFTAARAFNSIAREVFKASGRPEALPRLQLFSGVATCGLIVAAVPFGVTAVGAAISVASVATSAYAIRAVSPIIGAPVRRILEEAWPSVAASAVMAAGVYGLELVLDAQGHGTVAGLALLGAEGVLGMGLYLAALAAISPATVRELADISSHLRARRRSPSDRAAEPKPPGGAPRMPPEPPAPG, encoded by the coding sequence ATGACGGGGACCGTCGTGCGCGGCGTGGGGTTGGCCGCGGGCGGCTACGTGGGTTTCCAGCTGATCAACCTCGCCGTCTACCTGGTGCTGGCCCGCCTGCTCACCCCGGAGGAGTTCGGCCAGCTCGCCGCCGGCGCGGTCCTAGTGCAGGCCGGGCTCGTGTTCGCCAATTCGGGCATGGGCGCCGCCGTCATTCAGCGTCACGACCGGATCGAGGAGGCCGCGAGTACGGCCGTGATCGCCACGGTGCTCGCCGGGATCGGACTCGGGCTGGGGGCCCTTGCGCTCTCCCCACTGATCGGTCACATCTTCCACAGCCATCAGGTCACCCTGGTGGCGGCGGCCGCATCGGGCTGGGTCGTCGTCCGGGCGTTCGCGATCGTCCCGGACGCCCTCATGCAGAGGCGCTTCTCGTTCGCCCGCCGCGTGGTGGTTGATCCGCTGGGCATGGTCGTATTCGGAGCTGTTGCGATCACGGCGGCGGCACGGGGACTGGGCGTCTGGGCGCTCGTCCTCGGCAACTACGCGCAGTTCGCGACCATGGCCATTTCCTCCTGGGTCTTGGCTCGATGGCGGCCTCGGCTGCGCCTCGCATCGGTAGCGATGTGGCGGGAGCTGGCCGGCTTCGGTCGTCATGTGCTGACCTCGGGCGGGATCGCTGAAGCCAGCGGGTTCGTCCAGACCGGCGTCATCGGACGCTTCTTGGGCACGGCCACCTTGGGGCAGTTCGAGTACGGCTTCCGGCTCGTGCAGGTGCCGCTCGGTGTAGTGGTCAACGCCGGTTCCTACGTGCTGTTCCCGGCCTTCTCGCGGATTGCGACCGATGCTCAGCGATTCAGACAGGCGTACCTACGGGCCGTTCGATTGACCTGCTCGCTTGCAGTGCCGGTGAGCTTCCTAGTGCTCCCGCTCGGAACACCCATCGCCGTCCTGGTGTTCGGTGGCGTCTGGCTTCAGGCTGGACATCTCGCGAGCGCGATGTTCGCCTTCACCGCGGCTCGCGCCTTCAACTCGATTGCGAGGGAGGTCTTCAAGGCGTCCGGGCGACCCGAGGCGCTGCCAAGGCTCCAGCTTTTCTCCGGCGTCGCGACCTGCGGCCTGATCGTCGCGGCGGTCCCGTTCGGGGTCACCGCCGTCGGAGCTGCGATCTCGGTGGCGTCGGTCGCCACGTCTGCCTATGCGATCCGCGCAGTCTCGCCGATCATCGGTGCTCCGGTGCGCCGCATACTCGAAGAGGCCTGGCCGTCGGTCGCTGCGTCCGCTGTCATGGCCGCTGGTGTGTACGGGCTGGAGCTGGTTCTCGATGCGCAGGGGCATGGCACGGTCGCTGGCTTGGCGCTGCTTGGTGCAGAGGGAGTGCTGGGCATGGGGCTCTATCTGGCGGCCCTAGCGGCGATCTCGCCGGCCACCGTCAGGGAGCTGGCAGACATCAGCAGCCATCTGCGCGCGAGGCGACGCTCGCCGAGCGACCGGGCCGCGGAGCCGAAGCCCCCCGGGGGCGCGCCGCGTATGCCTCCCGAACCCCCCGCTCCCGGGTGA
- a CDS encoding TMEM175 family protein yields the protein MADPSALPRARTYERSSVEFSRVLAFSDGVFAIAMTLLVVGITVPVLPDASSVAQLADLLNDRTSNVISFFISFGVIGRYWVAHHQFFALLSRADSRLVGINLLYLAFIAFLPYPTALLGTYIENPLSVALYAVMVALISGLEVVLFRHAHRHGLLAEAMPADVYRWGVIGSLSPVAFFLASVPVAFASTTLAVGIWFLGIPFGILADRWKPADADRFFPT from the coding sequence GTGGCTGACCCGAGCGCTCTGCCTCGAGCGAGGACCTATGAGCGAAGCTCCGTCGAGTTCTCGCGGGTGCTGGCCTTCAGCGACGGCGTGTTCGCGATCGCGATGACGCTGTTGGTGGTCGGGATCACCGTGCCGGTGCTCCCCGACGCCAGCAGCGTCGCCCAGCTCGCCGACCTGCTCAACGACCGGACCTCGAACGTCATCAGCTTCTTCATCAGCTTCGGGGTCATCGGGCGATACTGGGTTGCCCACCACCAGTTCTTCGCGCTGCTGTCCCGTGCGGATAGCCGGCTGGTCGGGATCAACCTCCTCTATCTCGCCTTCATCGCCTTCCTGCCATATCCCACCGCCCTGCTCGGCACGTACATTGAGAACCCGCTCTCGGTGGCGCTGTACGCGGTCATGGTGGCGCTCATCAGCGGGCTCGAGGTGGTCCTGTTTCGCCACGCCCATCGCCACGGCTTGCTCGCGGAGGCCATGCCGGCTGACGTCTATCGCTGGGGCGTGATCGGGTCGCTGTCGCCGGTTGCGTTCTTCCTCGCCTCCGTGCCGGTGGCCTTCGCCAGCACCACCCTCGCGGTCGGCATCTGGTTTCTGGGGATCCCGTTCGGGATCCTCGCGGACCGCTGGAAGCCGGCTGACGCGGACCGCTTCTTCCCGACCTAG